A window of Streptomyces sp. Je 1-332 genomic DNA:
GCTGGACCATGGGCCAGCCGAATCCGCCGGTTCCTCCGGCCAGGTCGGGCGCTCGCTCCTGCGGCGGCCTCGGGTCGGCGTCACCGACGGTCACCGCTATCGCGTCCGGCTGCGCCTCCAGACGCAGGGAGCACGAAGTGCCGCGCGCGTGCCGTACGGCGTTGGTGATGAGTTCGGACACCGTGAGTTCGACACTCACCACGTCCTGTGGGTCCATGCCCGGGCGGAGCCTGTCCACGAAGGCGCGGGCGAAGTCCCGCGCGTGGGCGACAGCTTCCGGCCGCTTGTCGAAGACCGCACCGTCCGTCGGCCCCGTGTCCAGGTCCGGGGGTCCGGTGTCCAGTCGCGTCCCGTGCGTCCTCATGAGCCCTCCTCGTACGGGGTGGCCTCTGTCCGAATAGGGGATGGCCGCTGTCCGAATTGCTCACATGCCCGCGATGAGGACCCTGTAACGCCCCGGCAGATAACGGATCTTGTTGCGGAACGACGCGCATGAAGCCCGGGCGTGCGGGTACGTGCGCTTCACCGGCTGGTCGGGGGACGACGGAGGGCCGGCGGATCGGGGAGGGACCATGACAGTGGCGACAGCGGCTATCGGCACATC
This region includes:
- a CDS encoding ATP-binding protein, which encodes MRTHGTRLDTGPPDLDTGPTDGAVFDKRPEAVAHARDFARAFVDRLRPGMDPQDVVSVELTVSELITNAVRHARGTSCSLRLEAQPDAIAVTVGDADPRPPQERAPDLAGGTGGFGWPMVQHMARAVTVTRGPNGKTVRAVLPR